Part of the Pyrobaculum calidifontis JCM 11548 genome, CGTGGAGGAGTCAGGCGGGCTCTTCGTAACGGTGTCCGACGAAGAGATCCTCAGAGCGCAGAGGCTTTTGGCGTCTAGAGACGGCTTGGGAGCAGAGCCCGCCGGCGCGGCATCTGTGGCAGCGGCCCTAAAACTCGACTTAAGCGGCACCGTCGTGGCCGTTGTTACGGGGCACGCGCTTAAGGACCCCGACGTGGTCGAAATCTCGGCCAGAGAGGTTAGAAACGCCGACGAGCTTGTGGAGCTGTTGGAGAAATGAGGGCGCCGTCCACAAGCGCAAACCTCGGCGCAGGCTTCGACGTCGTGGCCGTGGCGCACGACGCCTACTTCGCCGAGGCGTACGTGGCCGTGGAGCAGGGCTGCGGCGTGGCTGTAAAATTCAAGGGATACGACCCGGGGGAGAACAACACCGTGTCACTGGCCTTCCGCCACCTCTTCAACATGCTCGGCATCTGTAGACAGGTAGAGGTGGTGGTGGACAACCGCATCCCCCTTGCCAGGGGTCTGGGCAGCAGCGGGGCCTCCGCAGTGGCCGCCCTAGCCGCGTTCATCCGCGAGGCGGGGCTGAAGGCGGAGCCCAAGCTGGTAGTAGAGGCGGCGGGCCTTGGGGAGGTGGCCGCCGCCGGGTCGCCCCACTTCGACAACGTGGCCGGAGCCGCCCTCGGCGGGGCAGTGGTGGTGGTCTCCACGTCGCCGCTGGAGGTGGTGAAGTTCAGCCCCAAGCTCCTCTTCGTGGTGGGGGTGCCAGACGTCCCGCCGATCCCAGAGAAGACTAGGCTCATGAGGAGCGTCCTACCCAGGGAGGTGCCCTTCAAGACCTATGTTGCCCAGTTGGCCAGAGTCTCTGCCCTAGTGGCTGGCTTCGCCACCTCTAACCCGCGGCTTGTGGCACTGGGCATGTCAGACGACGTGGTTGAGCCGGCGAGGGCGCCCTACGTACACGGGTACGCCCGGGCCAGGCGGTACGCCCTCGAGGCCGGGGCGCTGGGCTTTGCAATATCCGGCGCCGGGCCCTCCGTGGTGGCGCTGGTAGACGACAAGCACAGCGACGCTGTAAGGGCGGCGCTCGCCAGGGCCTATGCGGAAGAGGGGCTTAGGGCCGAGGTAAAAGTGGCGCAGGTGGCAGAGGGGGCGCTGGGGGTATGAGGCCGGTGGTAAAGATAGGGGGCT contains:
- a CDS encoding homoserine kinase, producing MRAPSTSANLGAGFDVVAVAHDAYFAEAYVAVEQGCGVAVKFKGYDPGENNTVSLAFRHLFNMLGICRQVEVVVDNRIPLARGLGSSGASAVAALAAFIREAGLKAEPKLVVEAAGLGEVAAAGSPHFDNVAGAALGGAVVVVSTSPLEVVKFSPKLLFVVGVPDVPPIPEKTRLMRSVLPREVPFKTYVAQLARVSALVAGFATSNPRLVALGMSDDVVEPARAPYVHGYARARRYALEAGALGFAISGAGPSVVALVDDKHSDAVRAALARAYAEEGLRAEVKVAQVAEGALGV